From Salipiger profundus, a single genomic window includes:
- a CDS encoding (2Fe-2S)-binding protein: MVRLTVNGETRQIDASGDTPLLWVLRDDLSLTGAKYGCGAGLCGSCTVHLNGKAERSCQKTLDDAADGEVTTIEGLHPEGNHPIQVAWRDLSVPQCGFCQSGQIMQAAALLKENPKPSDHEILEAMAGNVCRCGCYQRIVEAVRLASAGI, encoded by the coding sequence ATGGTACGACTTACGGTCAATGGAGAAACAAGACAGATCGACGCATCGGGGGATACACCCCTTCTCTGGGTGCTGCGCGATGATCTTAGCCTCACCGGGGCCAAGTATGGCTGCGGCGCCGGCCTATGTGGCTCGTGCACGGTGCATTTGAACGGGAAGGCCGAACGTTCGTGCCAGAAGACGCTTGATGATGCCGCCGACGGGGAGGTCACGACCATCGAGGGCCTGCACCCCGAAGGCAACCATCCTATCCAGGTGGCCTGGCGCGATCTGAGCGTTCCGCAATGCGGCTTCTGTCAGTCAGGTCAGATCATGCAGGCCGCTGCGCTTCTCAAAGAAAACCCGAAGCCGAGCGATCATGAAATTCTGGAGGCCATGGCCGGCAACGTCTGCCGTTGTGGCTGCTATCAACGCATCGTCGAGGCCGTGCGCCTCGCCAGCGCGGGGATCTGA
- a CDS encoding xanthine dehydrogenase family protein molybdopterin-binding subunit, which translates to MTVTLSRRRFLASATAGAFVIGAAPNGALAFGAPPKVAGFTPFIRIDSDNRITVIVKHFEMGQGTSTGLPALVAEELNADLGAIIVEFAPVDPAYNNLLMGAQLTGGSTAMANSYMQYRKAAAAARDVLLEAAAQEWGVAAQGLALDDGTIRGAGRSGEIGEFVEAAARLDLPQEPVLKDPSQFRLIGNASARRKDTPSKVNGSAKFGMDVQLADQIIAVMIRPPRLGARLTSFDASGAEAVRGFIGARPRDGGNGVVVLAEDTWAAFQARAAITTEWDFSGTDGRSQDAIRADMLNKVRTTPEFEARADKPRHEVAATIDGAANMVEGEYFFPSLAHAPMEPINCTVEPDGKGGVVLHDGCQFPTQAQALVAATLGLDPAKVAIKTYYAGGSFGRRANTDADYQVEAAEAFQLSGGDRPVKLVHSREDDITGGYYRPAFAHRVQVGLDAEGRIVGWDHQLAGQSIIKGTPFEEALAQGGVDALSVEGVRDTGYAVGDMFVGLTDEEPLSKVLWWRSVGHSHTAYAMETMMDKAARAVGADPVAFRLRHLAGDGADQKRLSGVLKAAAEASGWDTPAPEGRARGVAVHKSFNSYVAEVVEVSQANGAIRIEKVTCAVDCGVAVNPDIIRAQMESGIGYGLGHVMRDAITFADGAVEQRNFPDYEPLRVSDIGEIDVVIVPSEEAPTGVGEPAVPPSGPALANAIAALMPDASLSALPLEAHGIRFA; encoded by the coding sequence ATGACCGTGACACTTTCCCGCCGCCGCTTCCTGGCATCCGCTACCGCCGGCGCTTTCGTGATCGGGGCCGCTCCGAATGGGGCGCTGGCCTTCGGTGCCCCGCCCAAGGTCGCCGGGTTCACACCCTTCATCCGCATCGACAGCGACAACCGGATCACCGTGATCGTCAAGCATTTCGAGATGGGGCAGGGCACCTCGACCGGCCTTCCGGCACTGGTGGCCGAGGAGTTGAACGCCGATCTCGGTGCCATCATCGTCGAGTTCGCGCCGGTCGATCCGGCCTACAACAACCTCTTGATGGGGGCGCAGTTGACGGGCGGCTCCACCGCCATGGCGAACAGCTACATGCAATACCGCAAGGCCGCCGCCGCCGCGCGCGATGTTCTGCTCGAGGCCGCCGCACAGGAGTGGGGCGTCGCGGCCCAAGGTCTCGCGCTCGACGATGGAACAATCCGGGGTGCGGGCAGGTCGGGCGAGATCGGTGAATTCGTCGAAGCCGCCGCGCGCCTGGACTTGCCGCAGGAGCCGGTGCTCAAGGATCCGTCGCAATTCCGGCTGATCGGCAATGCCAGCGCGCGGCGCAAGGATACGCCCTCCAAGGTGAACGGCAGCGCCAAGTTCGGCATGGATGTGCAACTGGCGGATCAGATCATTGCCGTGATGATCCGCCCACCTCGTCTTGGCGCGAGACTGACAAGCTTTGACGCGTCGGGTGCGGAAGCGGTCAGGGGCTTCATCGGGGCAAGGCCGCGCGATGGCGGAAACGGGGTCGTGGTCTTGGCCGAGGATACCTGGGCAGCGTTTCAGGCGCGTGCGGCAATCACCACCGAATGGGATTTCTCCGGCACCGACGGCCGCAGCCAGGACGCAATTCGCGCGGACATGCTGAACAAGGTCCGGACGACACCGGAATTCGAGGCTCGAGCCGACAAGCCCCGCCATGAAGTCGCCGCGACAATCGACGGCGCTGCGAATATGGTCGAAGGCGAGTATTTCTTTCCTTCGCTGGCCCATGCGCCGATGGAGCCGATCAACTGCACGGTCGAGCCGGATGGCAAAGGGGGCGTTGTGCTGCACGACGGATGCCAGTTCCCCACCCAGGCTCAGGCGCTGGTGGCGGCGACGCTCGGGCTCGATCCCGCAAAGGTTGCGATCAAGACCTACTATGCCGGAGGATCCTTCGGTCGCCGCGCCAACACGGATGCCGATTACCAGGTCGAGGCCGCCGAAGCGTTCCAGCTGAGCGGCGGGGACAGGCCGGTCAAGCTGGTCCATTCGCGCGAGGATGACATTACCGGCGGCTACTACCGTCCTGCCTTTGCGCACCGGGTGCAGGTCGGCCTGGACGCCGAAGGCCGGATCGTCGGATGGGATCACCAGTTGGCCGGCCAGTCGATCATCAAGGGAACACCGTTCGAAGAGGCGCTCGCGCAAGGCGGTGTCGATGCGCTATCGGTCGAAGGGGTCCGCGATACCGGCTATGCCGTTGGCGACATGTTCGTCGGTCTGACGGATGAAGAACCGCTGTCCAAGGTCCTCTGGTGGCGGTCGGTCGGACACAGCCACACCGCCTACGCGATGGAAACCATGATGGACAAGGCCGCCCGCGCCGTTGGTGCGGACCCGGTCGCCTTCCGCCTCAGGCATCTGGCCGGTGACGGTGCGGACCAAAAGCGCTTGTCAGGCGTTCTGAAGGCGGCGGCAGAGGCCTCCGGCTGGGATACGCCGGCCCCGGAAGGCCGGGCGCGCGGTGTTGCAGTACACAAGTCCTTCAATTCTTATGTGGCCGAGGTCGTCGAGGTTTCGCAAGCAAACGGCGCCATCCGGATTGAGAAAGTCACCTGCGCGGTGGATTGCGGCGTGGCGGTGAACCCCGACATCATCAGGGCCCAGATGGAAAGCGGCATCGGCTACGGGCTCGGCCATGTCATGCGCGACGCGATCACCTTTGCGGATGGCGCTGTGGAGCAGCGCAACTTCCCCGACTACGAGCCGCTGCGGGTGTCCGACATAGGCGAGATCGACGTGGTCATCGTGCCCTCGGAGGAGGCTCCGACCGGCGTTGGCGAGCCGGCGGTCCCGCCGTCCGGTCCGGCACTGGCGAACGCCATTGCCGCGCTGATGCCGGATGCGTCTCTGTCGGCGCTGCCGCTCGAAGCGCACGGGATCCGGTTCGCCTGA
- a CDS encoding (2Fe-2S)-binding protein, which translates to MSIKLSINFSNVTVDADPDMPLLWAIRDKLGLTGTKFGCGVGACGACTVHIDGVAVRSCQTPVGDVGDGKITTIEAVSGKTGAAVQQAWAEMDVVQCGYCQSGQIMQAVGLLTENPRPTAQEIEDGMWGNVCRCATYQRIRAAVARASDILEA; encoded by the coding sequence ATGTCGATCAAGCTCAGCATAAATTTTTCCAACGTGACCGTCGATGCCGACCCGGACATGCCCCTTCTGTGGGCCATTCGTGACAAGCTTGGCCTGACGGGCACCAAGTTCGGCTGCGGCGTTGGTGCCTGCGGTGCCTGCACGGTCCATATCGACGGCGTTGCGGTCAGATCCTGCCAGACACCCGTCGGCGATGTGGGTGACGGCAAGATTACCACGATCGAGGCGGTCTCGGGCAAGACCGGGGCGGCGGTGCAACAGGCTTGGGCCGAAATGGACGTGGTGCAATGCGGCTACTGTCAGTCTGGCCAGATCATGCAGGCGGTTGGGCTTCTGACCGAGAACCCGCGTCCGACCGCGCAGGAAATCGAAGACGGCATGTGGGGCAATGTTTGTCGCTGCGCCACGTATCAACGCATCCGTGCAGCCGTGGCGCGCGCGTCTGACATCCTGGAGGCCTGA
- a CDS encoding YceI family protein: MKSIVLAGLIAATPLAAAAASETYTLDSGHSQIVFSYNHLGYSTGYGMYSGFEGTIEYDAEEPAASSVEVSFPVNSMITGWEPRFEHFMSDDFFGASDDDMVTFTSTSIEVTGEKTAEITGELTLNGVTKEVVLDTTLMQAGEHPMEGKPWLGFNATTTLLRSDYNVGAYAPYVSDEVEVEISLEAMKAE, encoded by the coding sequence ATGAAATCCATCGTTCTCGCCGGCCTGATCGCCGCAACACCGCTTGCCGCCGCAGCCGCCTCCGAGACCTACACGCTCGACTCCGGCCACAGCCAGATCGTGTTCAGCTACAACCACCTCGGCTACTCGACCGGCTACGGCATGTACTCGGGTTTCGAAGGCACCATCGAATATGACGCGGAAGAGCCGGCGGCGTCCTCGGTGGAAGTGTCCTTCCCGGTGAACTCGATGATCACCGGCTGGGAGCCGCGCTTCGAGCACTTCATGAGCGACGATTTCTTCGGTGCCAGCGACGATGACATGGTGACCTTCACCTCGACCTCGATCGAAGTGACCGGCGAGAAGACCGCCGAGATCACCGGCGAACTGACCCTCAACGGCGTGACCAAGGAAGTCGTTCTCGACACGACGCTGATGCAGGCCGGCGAGCACCCGATGGAAGGCAAGCCCTGGCTCGGTTTCAACGCGACCACGACCCTGCTGCGGTCGGATTACAACGTCGGCGCCTACGCGCCCTACGTGAGCGACGAGGTCGAGGTCGAGATCTCGCTCGAGGCCATGAAGGCCGAGTAA
- a CDS encoding c-type cytochrome: MIRYIAILLMLALPVAPAMADTIDDRVTAGKSVYQRTCIRCHGANLRNSGNQSFDLRKFPAEQFTRFEDSVKNGKRRMPPWGDILSDEDIKALWAYVATHAGTQDIPQEAMAPFEDEEHSGLTEDPSGTTFDTVRADTLTVCVSRNGSAMSGWRHESGVGLDYRMSVALAEALDLDFRPLWYEADGGGNPILEPSALLSADLCDLVAGHPLISSAVGAPSVARGRMPEWMGRPDKTDPRRITVDLETLAVSSPFRREELGLVFAPSAKVADDASLNDLGGLTVGYQGDTVAEVIIRLGAQDDVRDASRSYPAGAAFLWRLETGEIDAALVEVSAYDFMLRQNAISKLRLGSWRHGFGINVGYAMLAEQNDLRAAVDDALADLVQSGVAADLAALDQLHYIAPKEPAMLPSVSLAQLTAFH, from the coding sequence ATGATCAGATATATCGCGATCCTGCTCATGCTGGCACTTCCCGTAGCGCCAGCGATGGCCGACACGATCGACGACCGGGTGACGGCGGGAAAGAGCGTGTATCAGCGTACCTGCATCCGCTGTCATGGCGCCAACCTTCGGAACTCGGGCAACCAGTCCTTCGACCTGCGCAAGTTTCCGGCCGAGCAGTTCACCCGCTTCGAGGACTCGGTCAAGAATGGCAAGCGGCGCATGCCGCCTTGGGGCGATATCCTGTCGGACGAGGACATCAAGGCGCTCTGGGCGTATGTTGCCACCCACGCCGGCACTCAGGACATCCCCCAGGAGGCCATGGCCCCTTTCGAGGATGAAGAGCACAGTGGCCTGACGGAGGATCCGTCAGGCACCACATTCGACACGGTCAGGGCTGACACCCTGACCGTTTGCGTTTCACGCAATGGCAGCGCCATGTCCGGCTGGCGGCACGAGAGCGGCGTCGGTCTGGATTACCGCATGTCCGTCGCACTGGCCGAGGCGCTCGACCTGGACTTTCGGCCGCTCTGGTATGAGGCCGACGGCGGCGGCAACCCCATTCTTGAACCCTCGGCGCTGTTGTCTGCGGATTTGTGCGACCTGGTGGCAGGGCATCCGTTGATTTCCAGCGCCGTGGGGGCGCCAAGTGTCGCACGCGGTCGTATGCCTGAATGGATGGGCCGTCCGGACAAGACGGACCCGCGCCGGATAACGGTCGACCTCGAAACGCTCGCCGTCAGTTCGCCTTTTCGGCGCGAAGAGCTCGGACTGGTTTTCGCGCCGTCCGCCAAGGTTGCCGACGACGCGTCGTTGAATGACCTGGGCGGTCTCACCGTGGGCTATCAGGGCGATACGGTGGCCGAGGTCATCATCCGCCTCGGCGCGCAGGATGACGTGCGGGATGCATCCCGCTCATACCCAGCCGGAGCCGCCTTCCTGTGGCGCCTGGAAACGGGCGAGATCGATGCCGCGCTGGTCGAGGTCAGCGCCTATGACTTCATGCTCCGCCAGAATGCCATCTCAAAGCTGCGGCTTGGCAGCTGGCGCCATGGCTTCGGGATCAACGTGGGCTATGCCATGCTCGCCGAACAGAATGACCTGCGTGCGGCCGTGGACGATGCGCTTGCCGATCTCGTGCAGTCGGGGGTTGCGGCGGATCTCGCCGCGCTCGACCAGCTTCACTACATCGCGCCAAAGGAACCGGCCATGCTGCCGTCCGTGAGCCTTGCGCAACTCACAGCTTTCCACTGA
- a CDS encoding PQQ-dependent dehydrogenase, methanol/ethanol family yields the protein MKKTLLALSVSAVALTGAAHAQSASDLAADAQTTDEIITYGMGYGQQRYSSLDQINADNVSSLAPVWTLSLADTNSNETFPILHDGTFYVTTHDATVAIDAMTGKQKWKTYSDYPSDAKRILCCGVHNRGVAIYEGKLFRGTPDAHVIALDAETGEELWRTRSDDYKLGHNFTAAPQIADGVIILPVAGSDYGIRGYIEGYDPETGEKLWRTYTIPGPGEQGHETWEGGGDAWQHGGAGGWITTSYDPELNLIYMGTANASPFNASVRPGDNLHTSSILAIEPKTGEIKWHYQTSPHDAFDYDSMNENVLADIDGRKVLMHANKNGFLYTLDRETGELIAANPFMGEGQINWADGIDLETGRPNHTEVYHKAVSGEQVTVQPGYLGGKNYAPMSYDQSTGNVYINTLILPFNHKNAEPVYTQGVMYVGVDMSFGVPEDGHAGDTVAINPMTGEVAWRQELGVPRWGGIASTAGGVVFTGELTGEFSALDAATGEVLWSYQTGSAVSGQPVVWEKDGRQFVTVGNGGGATYDLVSGDDRIANVPPGASIWTFALPEGGQDG from the coding sequence ATGAAGAAAACGCTTTTGGCGTTGTCAGTGTCGGCTGTGGCACTGACCGGCGCAGCGCATGCGCAAAGCGCGTCGGATCTTGCGGCCGACGCGCAGACCACCGACGAGATCATCACATACGGCATGGGGTACGGGCAGCAGCGTTACAGCTCGCTTGACCAGATCAACGCAGACAACGTGTCGTCGCTGGCGCCGGTCTGGACGCTCAGCCTTGCGGATACGAATTCGAACGAGACGTTCCCAATTCTGCATGACGGCACCTTCTATGTCACGACGCATGACGCGACCGTGGCGATCGATGCCATGACCGGCAAACAGAAGTGGAAGACTTATTCCGACTATCCGTCCGACGCCAAGCGCATCCTCTGCTGCGGTGTGCACAACCGTGGCGTTGCCATCTACGAGGGCAAACTGTTCCGCGGCACGCCCGATGCGCATGTGATCGCGCTGGATGCTGAAACCGGCGAGGAGCTCTGGCGTACCCGTTCCGACGACTACAAGCTGGGCCATAACTTCACCGCAGCGCCGCAGATCGCCGATGGCGTAATCATCCTGCCGGTGGCCGGCAGCGACTATGGCATTCGCGGCTATATCGAGGGATACGATCCCGAAACCGGCGAAAAACTGTGGCGGACCTACACCATTCCCGGGCCGGGCGAGCAGGGGCACGAGACCTGGGAAGGCGGCGGCGATGCCTGGCAGCACGGCGGCGCTGGCGGCTGGATCACCACCTCGTACGATCCGGAACTGAACCTGATCTACATGGGCACCGCCAATGCCTCGCCGTTCAATGCGTCCGTGCGGCCGGGGGACAATCTGCATACTTCGTCGATCCTGGCCATCGAGCCGAAGACCGGCGAAATCAAGTGGCACTACCAGACCTCCCCACATGATGCCTTCGATTACGACAGCATGAACGAGAACGTGCTTGCCGATATCGACGGCCGCAAGGTGCTGATGCATGCCAACAAGAACGGCTTCCTTTACACGCTCGACCGCGAGACCGGAGAGCTGATCGCCGCCAATCCCTTCATGGGCGAAGGGCAGATCAACTGGGCGGACGGCATCGATCTGGAGACCGGGCGCCCCAATCACACCGAAGTCTACCATAAGGCCGTTTCGGGTGAGCAGGTGACGGTTCAGCCCGGATATCTCGGCGGCAAGAACTACGCGCCGATGTCCTACGACCAGAGCACCGGCAACGTTTACATCAATACCCTGATCCTGCCGTTCAACCACAAGAACGCGGAACCGGTCTATACTCAGGGCGTGATGTACGTCGGTGTCGATATGTCGTTCGGCGTGCCGGAAGACGGTCATGCAGGCGATACCGTCGCGATCAACCCGATGACGGGCGAGGTCGCCTGGCGTCAGGAACTGGGCGTGCCGCGATGGGGGGGCATCGCCAGCACAGCCGGGGGCGTTGTCTTTACTGGTGAACTGACCGGCGAATTCAGTGCGCTCGATGCGGCCACCGGCGAGGTCCTGTGGTCCTACCAGACAGGCTCGGCGGTCAGCGGTCAGCCGGTGGTCTGGGAAAAGGACGGGCGCCAGTTCGTGACGGTCGGAAACGGGGGCGGGGCGACTTATGACCTTGTTTCCGGTGACGACCGGATCGCGAACGTTCCGCCCGGAGCGAGCATATGGACCTTTGCCCTGCCCGAAGGAGGGCAGGACGGATGA
- the rplI gene encoding 50S ribosomal protein L9 gives MQVILLERVAKLGQMGDVVDVRPGYARNYLLLQGKALTASKENVEQFEAQKAQLEARNLETRKEAEALAEKLEGEQFVVIRQASDGGNLYGSVTTRDAAETASEAGFSVDRKQVIIRQPIKELGLHEVEVHLHPEVMVTIELNVARSPEEAELQASGKSIQELAAEEEAQAEFEISELFDDIGGATSEDSDLVETPEGQAEEERES, from the coding sequence ATGCAAGTTATCCTTCTGGAACGCGTGGCCAAGCTCGGCCAGATGGGCGACGTCGTCGACGTTCGTCCCGGCTATGCCCGCAACTACCTGCTGCTGCAGGGCAAGGCGCTGACCGCCTCGAAAGAGAACGTCGAGCAGTTCGAAGCCCAGAAAGCCCAGCTCGAAGCGCGCAACCTCGAGACCCGCAAGGAAGCCGAGGCGCTCGCCGAGAAGCTCGAGGGCGAGCAGTTCGTCGTGATTCGCCAGGCCTCCGACGGCGGCAACCTCTACGGCTCCGTCACCACCCGTGACGCCGCCGAGACCGCATCGGAAGCCGGCTTCTCGGTGGACCGCAAGCAGGTCATCATCCGTCAGCCCATCAAGGAGCTGGGCCTTCACGAGGTCGAGGTGCACCTGCACCCCGAGGTGATGGTCACCATCGAGCTCAACGTCGCGCGTTCGCCCGAAGAGGCCGAGCTGCAGGCGTCGGGCAAGTCGATCCAGGAACTCGCTGCCGAGGAAGAAGCCCAGGCGGAATTCGAGATCTCCGAGCTCTTCGACGACATCGGTGGCGCAACCTCCGAAGATTCCGACCTTGTCGAGACCCCCGAGGGTCAGGCCGAGGAAGAGCGCGAAAGCTGA
- the rpsR gene encoding 30S ribosomal protein S18, whose translation MAAKPFFRRRKVCPFSGDNAPKIDYKDTKLLQRYISERGKIVPSRITAVSSKKQRELARAIKRARFLALLPYVVK comes from the coding sequence ATGGCTGCAAAACCGTTTTTCCGCCGCCGCAAGGTCTGCCCCTTCTCGGGCGACAATGCACCCAAGATCGACTACAAGGACACCAAGCTGCTGCAGCGCTACATCTCTGAGCGCGGCAAGATCGTGCCGTCGCGCATCACCGCAGTGTCCTCCAAGAAGCAGCGTGAGCTGGCCCGTGCGATCAAGCGCGCCCGGTTCCTCGCTCTCCTGCCCTACGTCGTGAAATAA
- the tig gene encoding trigger factor, whose protein sequence is MQVTETLNEGLKRAYELILTAEELDAKVNAKLKEAQPEIEMKGFRKGKVPMPLLKKQFGQRLIGESMQEAVDEAMSKHFEDSGDRPALQPKIEMKNEDWKEGDDVNVEMSYEKLPEVPEVDMSAIEVEKLVAKADDGAVDEALASLAETAQDYKDRDEGAEAVDGDQVVIDFVGKVDGEPFEGGAAEDYPLVLGSNSFIPGFEEQLVGVKAGDEKAVEVSFPEEYGAENLAGKAAVFDVTVKAVKEPVAAEIDDEMAKKFGAEDLEALKGQIRERLEAEYAGAARQVMKREMLDKLDALVSFDLPPSLVDAEAKQIAHQLYHEEHPEDHGHDHGEIEPTDEHVKLAERRVRLGLLLAEIGQKAEVEVTDAEMTQAIMNQARQYPGQERAFFDFVRQNQQMQQQLRAPIFEDKVIDHIAEQAQVTEKEVSKEELQTAVEELDDE, encoded by the coding sequence ATGCAGGTCACCGAGACGCTGAACGAAGGGCTCAAGCGCGCCTACGAGCTTATCCTCACCGCCGAGGAGCTGGACGCGAAGGTCAACGCCAAGCTCAAGGAAGCGCAGCCCGAGATCGAGATGAAGGGCTTCCGCAAGGGCAAGGTGCCGATGCCGCTGCTCAAGAAGCAGTTCGGCCAGCGCCTGATCGGCGAATCCATGCAGGAAGCCGTCGACGAGGCGATGTCGAAGCATTTCGAGGACAGCGGCGACCGTCCGGCGCTCCAGCCCAAGATCGAGATGAAGAACGAGGACTGGAAAGAGGGCGACGACGTCAATGTCGAGATGTCCTACGAGAAGCTCCCCGAGGTGCCCGAGGTCGACATGTCGGCCATCGAGGTCGAGAAGCTCGTGGCCAAGGCCGATGATGGGGCCGTCGACGAGGCTCTCGCCTCGCTCGCCGAGACCGCGCAGGACTACAAGGACCGCGACGAGGGCGCGGAAGCCGTCGACGGCGATCAGGTCGTCATCGATTTCGTCGGCAAGGTCGACGGCGAGCCCTTCGAGGGCGGTGCTGCCGAAGACTACCCGCTGGTGCTGGGCTCGAACTCCTTCATCCCGGGCTTCGAAGAGCAGCTCGTCGGCGTGAAGGCCGGTGACGAGAAGGCCGTCGAGGTTTCCTTCCCCGAGGAATACGGCGCAGAGAACCTCGCCGGCAAGGCAGCCGTCTTCGACGTGACCGTGAAGGCCGTCAAGGAGCCCGTCGCCGCCGAGATCGACGACGAGATGGCCAAGAAGTTCGGTGCCGAGGATCTCGAGGCGCTGAAGGGCCAGATCCGTGAGCGCCTGGAAGCCGAATATGCCGGCGCCGCGCGCCAGGTGATGAAGCGCGAGATGCTCGACAAGCTCGACGCGCTCGTGAGCTTCGACCTGCCGCCGAGCCTCGTGGACGCGGAAGCCAAGCAGATCGCCCACCAGCTCTACCACGAAGAGCACCCGGAAGATCACGGTCACGATCACGGCGAGATCGAGCCGACCGACGAGCACGTCAAGCTCGCCGAGCGCCGCGTGCGCCTTGGCCTGCTGCTCGCCGAGATCGGCCAGAAGGCTGAAGTCGAGGTCACCGATGCCGAGATGACCCAGGCGATCATGAACCAGGCTCGCCAGTATCCGGGCCAGGAGCGCGCCTTCTTCGACTTCGTGCGCCAGAACCAGCAGATGCAGCAGCAGCTGCGCGCGCCGATCTTCGAGGACAAGGTCATCGACCACATCGCCGAGCAGGCGCAGGTGACCGAGAAGGAAGTCTCGAAGGAAGAGCTGCAGACCGCCGTCGAGGAACTCGACGACGAGTAA
- a CDS encoding helix-turn-helix transcriptional regulator, which produces MKKSDRLAGLMQRLKDGRLHTAEALADAFGVSVRTIYRDMDTLAASGIPIDGTRGQGYRARESLTLPPLNLTETELEVLHLGLAAVGAGSAELPELAEAARSLSQKIDAVLPEDGAAPGAFGFASYPFEGAAQGFRHMPAVRAAIRARQKLRLTLADRPAPQDIRPLHLDYWGRIWICIAWNETSGGFESLRLDRIETLTPLPGLFVDEPGKRLSDYRATQPDR; this is translated from the coding sequence ATGAAGAAATCCGACCGCCTCGCCGGCCTCATGCAGCGCCTCAAGGACGGGCGCCTCCATACCGCCGAGGCGCTCGCAGACGCGTTCGGTGTCTCGGTGCGCACCATCTACCGCGACATGGACACGCTCGCCGCCTCCGGCATTCCGATCGACGGGACGCGGGGGCAAGGTTACCGCGCGCGCGAAAGCCTCACCCTGCCGCCGCTGAACCTCACCGAAACCGAGCTCGAGGTGCTCCACCTCGGCCTCGCCGCCGTCGGTGCGGGCTCGGCCGAGCTGCCCGAACTGGCCGAAGCGGCGCGCAGCCTGTCGCAGAAGATCGACGCCGTGCTGCCCGAGGACGGCGCCGCCCCCGGCGCCTTCGGTTTCGCCAGCTACCCGTTCGAGGGCGCGGCGCAGGGCTTTCGCCACATGCCCGCGGTGCGCGCCGCCATCCGGGCCCGCCAGAAGCTGCGCCTCACCCTTGCTGATCGGCCGGCTCCGCAGGACATCCGGCCGCTGCACCTCGATTACTGGGGCCGGATCTGGATCTGCATCGCCTGGAACGAGACCTCGGGCGGCTTCGAGAGCCTCCGCCTCGACCGGATCGAGACGCTCACCCCCCTGCCCGGCCTCTTCGTCGATGAGCCCGGAAAGCGGCTCTCGGACTACCGCGCCACGCAGCCCGACCGCTGA
- the rpsF gene encoding 30S ribosomal protein S6: MPLYEHVFIARQDLSNAQAEGLVEHFSTVLSDNGGSVVNSEYWGVKTMAYKINKNRKGHYAFLRTDAPATAVQEMERLMRLHDDVMRVLTIKVDEHDDGPSIQMQKRDERDNRRGRN, from the coding sequence ATGCCGCTTTACGAGCATGTCTTTATCGCGCGTCAGGACCTGTCCAACGCGCAGGCCGAGGGCCTCGTCGAACATTTCAGCACCGTGCTTTCGGACAACGGCGGCAGCGTCGTCAACTCCGAGTACTGGGGCGTCAAGACGATGGCCTACAAGATCAACAAGAACCGCAAGGGTCACTACGCCTTCCTCCGCACGGACGCACCCGCGACCGCCGTGCAGGAGATGGAGCGTCTGATGCGCCTGCACGACGACGTCATGCGCGTTCTGACCATCAAGGTTGACGAGCACGATGACGGCCCGTCGATCCAGATGCAGAAGCGTGACGAGCGCGACAACCGTCGCGGCCGCAACTGA
- a CDS encoding helix-turn-helix domain-containing protein — MTSEERISRKMRTLRHEMGLTQADLAKRVGAHPQQIYRYETGTGRVPAAHLAAIAQVFSVPMETFFDDPERPKHACAETRDPALQQDVRTVAALVRGLMPDRRRAVIDLLRSMSEDSLKTD, encoded by the coding sequence ATGACTTCGGAAGAACGCATCTCCAGAAAGATGCGCACACTCCGCCACGAGATGGGACTAACCCAGGCGGACCTGGCCAAACGGGTCGGGGCACATCCCCAGCAGATCTATCGATATGAAACCGGAACCGGTCGCGTTCCTGCGGCGCATCTCGCCGCCATCGCGCAGGTGTTCTCGGTTCCGATGGAGACATTCTTCGACGATCCGGAGAGGCCGAAACACGCCTGCGCCGAGACGAGAGACCCGGCCCTTCAACAGGATGTCCGGACCGTTGCCGCGCTCGTGCGCGGTCTCATGCCGGACCGCCGGCGCGCAGTGATCGACCTGCTGCGGTCGATGTCCGAGGACAGCCTCAAGACCGATTGA
- a CDS encoding twin-arginine translocase TatA/TatE family subunit, with translation MLNNIGLPGLLLIAVVVLVLFGRGKISNLMGEVGKGITAFKKGVSEGSKELEDDKAEGARDVTPAEDEKDKV, from the coding sequence ATGCTCAACAACATCGGCCTTCCCGGCCTTCTGCTGATCGCCGTCGTGGTGCTGGTTCTGTTCGGCCGCGGCAAGATTTCCAACCTCATGGGTGAGGTCGGCAAGGGCATCACCGCCTTCAAGAAGGGCGTGAGCGAGGGCTCCAAGGAGCTCGAGGACGACAAGGCCGAGGGCGCCCGTGACGTGACGCCCGCGGAAGACGAAAAAGACAAGGTGTAA